Genomic window (Streptomyces yatensis):
GCGGTCACCTGTGCCTCCAGATGCAGCTCGGTGCCGACCGGCACGGGCCGTACGAAGTCGGTCTCCAGCCGCCCGGTCACCGTGATCGTCCGCTGCAGCCAGTTGAGCGACCCGAGCGTCTCGTCCAGCGCCGCGGCCAGCACCCCGCCGTGGGCCAGGCCCGGCGCGCCCTGATGGCCGCTGCGCACCGTGAACTCGGCGGTGACGCTCACGTCCTCGCCCGCCCGCGCGATCAGCCCCAGACCGCCCGGCTGATGGCCGCAGCCGAAGCACTGGTCGTAGTGCGCGCCGAGAGGCTCCCCGGGCGCGGGCGCGTCGGGGTGGCGCACGGGTCCCTTGGCGCCCTCCGGCGGCGTCAGCCCTGTCGTTCGTCCACTCACAACGGCTGACCTTACCCGCGAGAACAGTCCGGTTCGGCGGCCATGCCAAGCTGATACGCATGCAGCCTTACGAAGAACGCCTCAGCGCGCCCCGTTCCTGGTGGTTCATCGCCGTTCTGATCGGGGTCTCCGTGGGGTTGATCATGCTGCCGTTCGGCACGCTGCCGATGCTCGGCGGGCTGATCGGCGGTGCGGCGCTGGCCTGCGTCGCGGTGAGTTCCTACGGGTCGGCCCGGGTGCGCGTGGTGGCGGACTCACTGGTGGCCGGCGAGGCGCGGATCCCGGTGTCGGCCCTGGGCACCCCGCAGGTGCTGGACGCCGATGAGGCGGCCGCCTGGCGGACCTACAAGGCCGATCCGCGGGCGTTCATGCTGCTGCGCAGCTACATCCCGACCGCGCTGCGGGTGGATGTCACCGATCCGGAGGACCCGACACCGTACGTGTATGTGTCCACCCGGAATCCGGAGGCGCTGGCCGCCGCGCTCACGGCCGTGCGATCCGCCTGAGCGGGGCGCGCGAGGGGCTCATCCCTCCAGGGGCAGCGGGAGGTCCCAGGGGACCTGCTCGGCCCGCAGATCCTTGCGGACCTTGCGCGCGAGCTTCTTGGTGTCGCGCCGGTTCATCGCGGCTCCGACGGCCGCGCCGACCATGAAGGGCGTCAGGACCGGCATGTTCCGGAAGCTGCGCTTGAGCACCTGCTGCCGCAGCTCGCGCTTCATCTGGACGCCCAGGGCCGCGTTGACGCTCGCCGGCTGGGCGACGTCGATACCGCGCTCCTCGGCCCAGCAGCCGAGATAGGCGATGGCGCGCTGCCGCACCGTGCCGGGCGCCCGCACGCCGTAGACCTCGTGCAGCTCGGCGATCAGCTTGAACTCTATGGCGGCCACGCCGACGATCTCGGCGGCCAGCTCGGTGGGCATGGCGGGCGGGGTGGGCAGCATCGCCGCGGCACCGACGCCCGCACCCACTGTGGCGGTGCCGCCCGCGGCACCGGCCACCAGTTTGTCCGCGAGCTCTTCGGGGCCCAGCCCCGGGAACTGCTCGCGCAGCGCTTCGAGATCGCGGACCGGGATGCGTGGAGCGTTGGCGATGATCCGGTCGGCGACCGCGTAGACCCCCGCTCTCGCGCGCTCACCGCCTCTTCGCACACCGCGGCCGAGGGTGGTCGCGAGCGAGGCCATCCGGCCTCGCTCGGCCTCGTCCACGTCGTCGTGCTCCGCCTCCACGCCGACCCCGCGGCTCAGGCCGCGCAGTCGCGGCAGATCGGCTGGCCGTTCTTGGTCTCGGCGGCCAGCTGGCTGCGGTGGTGCACGAGGAAGCAGCTCATGCAGGTGAACTCGTCCGCCTGACGAGGCAGCACCCGGACGGACAACTCCTCATTGGAGAGGTCCGCACCGGGCAGCTCGAGTCCCTCGGCCTGCTCGAACTCGTCGACGTCGACGGTGGACGCCGACTTGTCGTTCCGCCGGGCCTTCAGTTCCTCGATGCTGTCCTCGTTGACGTCATCGTCGGTCTTGCGTGGGGTGTCGTAATCCGTTGCCATGTCGCTCTCCCCCTCTGGGTGTCTGTGGTGTCTCAGCGCACGTAACGCGTGAGAGGCCGGACTTGTGCCCGACCCGAGGCGGAGATTTTGCCTCACATCAAGGTCTGTTACTCAATCGACACCCAACCGCGCCCCTGAAGAGGTGATCGGGTTGGATGGCCATCGGGACCGTACACGGTCCGAATGTCGCACTCGCACGCGCCATGACGTGTACTTCCCGTGATCACGGTCCCCGAAAACCCGGATTTTCCCGGCTTTCCGTCAACCGCGACGATCACGCAGAGTATATGGCCGGAAAATCGCCCATGTGATCGATCACACAGCCTACCTCGGGTGGGCGGATCACGAAAATTCCGCCCAAAGCGAACATCTCCCGGGCAGGCCCCGGCCTCGGGTTTCCCGGCGTCAGACCGGGAGCACCACCCGCATCACCAGGCCTCCTCCCTCACGCGGCTCCGCCGCGATCCTGCCGCCGTGGGCGCGCGCCACCGACCGCGCGATCGACAGTCCGAGTCCGACGCCCTTGTCGCTGCCGGTGCGCTCGGTGCGGAGCCTGCGGAAGGGTTCGAAAATGTTGTCCATCTCGTAGGCGGGGACCACCGGACCGGTGTTCGCCACCACCAGCACGGCCTGGCCCGGCCGGCTCTCGGTGGTGACCTCGACCCAGCCGTCCTCCGCGATGTTGTACCGCACCGCGTTCTGGACGAGGTTCAGCGCGATCCGCTCGAGCAGCACTCCATTGCCCTGGACCACCGCCGGAGCGCGCTGTCCGCGCAGCTCCACGCCCTTGCCCTCGGCCTCCGCCCGGACCTGCTCCAGCGCCTGGGAGGCCACCTCGGCGAGATCCACCGGCTTGCGGTCGACGATCTCGTTGTCGCTGCGGGCCAGCAGCAGCAGGCCCTCCACCAGCTGCTCGCTGCGCTCGTTGGTGGCCAGCAGGGTCTTGCCCAGCTGGACCAGCTCCGGGGACGCCTGCGGGTCCGAGAGCTGCACCTCCAGCAGGGTGCGGTTGATCGCCAGCGGGGTGCGCAGCTCGTGCGAGGCGTTGGCGACGAACCGCTGCTGGGCGGTGAACGCCCGGTCCAGGCGCTCCAGCATCTCGTCGAAGGTGTCGGCGAGCTCCTTGAGCTCGTCGTCCGGGCCGTCCAGCTCGATCCGGCGGGACAGGTCCGAGCCCGCCACCTGGCGCGCGGTGCGGGTGATCCGGCCGAGCGGCGAGAGCACCCGTCCGGCCATCGCGTAGCCGAAGGCGAAGGCGATCACGGACAGGCCCAGGAGGGCTATCAGGGAGCGGCGCAGCAGCCCGTCCAGGGCCAGCTGGCGCTGCTCCTTCATGCAGGTGTTCAGGACCGCGTTGAACTGGTCCGGGCTGCTCTGGCCGATGATCTCGGGGCAGGTGTTGTTGGTCGGCTGGACACTGCCGCCGACCAGTTTGAACGGCAGCTCGTTGCCGACGTGCAGGGCCTGCGCGGCCAGCAGGTAGATGATCGTCAGCAGTACCACCCCGGCGATCAGGAACATCCCGCCGTACAGCAGGGTGAGCCGTATCCGGATCGTGGGGCGCAGCCAGGGGTTGGGGCGCGAGGCGCCCTGGGGGTCCCAGCTGGGCTTGGGCGGTGCCGTGGGCGGCAGCGGGGTCGGAGTCGTCGCCATGCCTGATCAGATCCGGTAACCCGAGCCGGGGACGGTGACGATCACCGCGGGCTCGCCCAGCTTGCGGCGCAGGGTCATCACGGTCACCCGCACCACGTTGGTGAACGGATCGGTGTTCTCGTCCCAGGCCTTCTCCAGCAGCTGCTCCGCGGAGACCACGGCGCCCTCACTGCGCATGAGCACCTCCAGGACCGCGAACTCCTTCGGCGCCAGCTGGATCTCCTTGCCGTCCCGGAACACCTCGCGGCGGTTGGGGTCCAACTTGATCCCGGCGCGCTCCAGGACGGGCGGCAGGGCCACGGTCGTCCGGCGGCCGAGCGCACGCACCCGCGCGATCAGTTCGCTGAAGGCGAAGGGCTTGGGCAGATAGTCGTCCGCGCCGATCTCCAGGCCCTCCACGCGGTCGCTGACGTCGCCGGAGGCGGTGAGCATCAGGACCCGGGTGGGGATGCCGAGTTCGACGATCTTGCGGCAGACGTCATCGCCGTGCACGAGGGGCAGGTCCCGGTCGAGGACGACGACGTCGTAGTCGTTGACGGCGATGCGCTCCAAGGCGGCGGCTCCGTCATACACGACGTCGACGGCCATGGCCTCCCGGCGCAGTCCGGTGGCCACCGCATCGGCGAGCAACTGCTCGTCCTCGACGACGAGTACGCGCACGTCGTTGTTCCTTCCTTGATTGCCGCACTGGGCATGATCTCGCCAAACTCGATGATTGTTCGGCGCCTCCATCCTGCCTCGAAGTCTCATAAACCGGCGGTAAGAGGGATCGCCCCGGGATCCCGAGGACCGATCATGGACGCGGCGGCGGGGGCGGCAGCGGCTGGAACGCCGAATTCAGATTCTTTCGGGGCCCGAGGTTTCCGCCCAGGACGGGGTGGGGAGGACGACTGCACACCC
Coding sequences:
- a CDS encoding PaaI family thioesterase, whose amino-acid sequence is MSGRTTGLTPPEGAKGPVRHPDAPAPGEPLGAHYDQCFGCGHQPGGLGLIARAGEDVSVTAEFTVRSGHQGAPGLAHGGVLAAALDETLGSLNWLQRTITVTGRLETDFVRPVPVGTELHLEAQVTAVHGRKVYCSATGRIGAPDGPVAVRAQALFIEVRVDHFIENGRAEEIDAALTDPDQVKVARAFEVNP
- a CDS encoding DUF3093 domain-containing protein, whose protein sequence is MQPYEERLSAPRSWWFIAVLIGVSVGLIMLPFGTLPMLGGLIGGAALACVAVSSYGSARVRVVADSLVAGEARIPVSALGTPQVLDADEAAAWRTYKADPRAFMLLRSYIPTALRVDVTDPEDPTPYVYVSTRNPEALAAALTAVRSA
- a CDS encoding DUF4193 domain-containing protein, with amino-acid sequence MATDYDTPRKTDDDVNEDSIEELKARRNDKSASTVDVDEFEQAEGLELPGADLSNEELSVRVLPRQADEFTCMSCFLVHHRSQLAAETKNGQPICRDCAA
- a CDS encoding sensor histidine kinase, with product MATTPTPLPPTAPPKPSWDPQGASRPNPWLRPTIRIRLTLLYGGMFLIAGVVLLTIIYLLAAQALHVGNELPFKLVGGSVQPTNNTCPEIIGQSSPDQFNAVLNTCMKEQRQLALDGLLRRSLIALLGLSVIAFAFGYAMAGRVLSPLGRITRTARQVAGSDLSRRIELDGPDDELKELADTFDEMLERLDRAFTAQQRFVANASHELRTPLAINRTLLEVQLSDPQASPELVQLGKTLLATNERSEQLVEGLLLLARSDNEIVDRKPVDLAEVASQALEQVRAEAEGKGVELRGQRAPAVVQGNGVLLERIALNLVQNAVRYNIAEDGWVEVTTESRPGQAVLVVANTGPVVPAYEMDNIFEPFRRLRTERTGSDKGVGLGLSIARSVARAHGGRIAAEPREGGGLVMRVVLPV
- a CDS encoding response regulator transcription factor: MRVLVVEDEQLLADAVATGLRREAMAVDVVYDGAAALERIAVNDYDVVVLDRDLPLVHGDDVCRKIVELGIPTRVLMLTASGDVSDRVEGLEIGADDYLPKPFAFSELIARVRALGRRTTVALPPVLERAGIKLDPNRREVFRDGKEIQLAPKEFAVLEVLMRSEGAVVSAEQLLEKAWDENTDPFTNVVRVTVMTLRRKLGEPAVIVTVPGSGYRI